One segment of Gopherus flavomarginatus isolate rGopFla2 chromosome 8, rGopFla2.mat.asm, whole genome shotgun sequence DNA contains the following:
- the SCLY gene encoding selenocysteine lyase isoform X3 — protein MEGDQVEKMVLTKDGRKTVVDKECDGEENKSVESKVYMDYNATTPMALEVIQTVTEAMHEAWGNPSSSYTAGRKAKEIINKARESLAQMVGGRPQDIIFTSGGTEANNLVIHTALRHFRESRVLGQDGPGEDHKRAAGATPHFITSNVEHDSVRLPLEHLVKEHMAEATFVPVSKITGQVEVDDAIAAIRPTTCLVSIMLANNETGVIMFYAPRIGALYVRGPGVTTPLHPMLFGGGQERNFRPGTENTPMIAGLGKAAELVNKNCEDYEAHMKEVRDYLEERLEASFGKQRLHFNSRFPGAKRLCNTCNFSIWGPGLQGRMVLSHCKTLLASVGAACHSEKGDQPSSILLSCGIPCEVARNALRLSVGRDTTKEDVDIIVEDLKQSVAQLEQNRVT, from the exons ATGGAGGGGGACCAAGTGGAAAAAATGGTGCTAACAAAAGATGGGAGAAAAACTGTTGTGGATAAGGAGTGTGATGGGGAAGAAAATAAGTCAGTGGAAAG CAAGGTTTACATGGATTACAATGCAACCACCCCAATGGCACTAGAGGTGATCCAAACTGTAACAGAGGCCATGCATGAGGCCTGGGGTAACCCCAGCAGTTCTTACACAGCAG GTAGAAAGGCCAAGGAGATCATAAATAAAGCTCGGGAGAGCCTGGCCCAAATGGTGGGAGGAAGGCCCCAGGATATCATTTTCACCTCAGGGGGCACAGAG GCAAATAATTTAGTTATCCACACGGCACTGAGGCATTTTAGAGAGAGTCGGGTGCTGGGACAGGATGGGCCTGGTGAGGATCACAAAAGGGCAGCCGGGGCCACTCCTCATTTCATTACATCTAATGTGGAACATGACTCGGTCCGTTTGCCATTGGAGCACCTTGTGAAAGAGCACATGGCAG AAGCCACCTTTGTCCCAGTGTCCAAGATCACTGGGCAAGTGGAAGTTGATGATGCCATTGCAGCAATCCGTCCAACCACGTGCCTGGTTTCCATCATGCTGGCCAATAATGAGACTGGGGTAATCATG TTTTATGCCCCACGGATTGGAGCACTGTATGTTCGAGGACCTGGGGTCACCACTCCTCTGCATCCCATGCTGTTTGGAGGGGGACAGGAGCGGAATTTCCGTCCTGG GACAGAGAATACGCCAATGATTGCTGGCCTTGGCAAG GCCGCTGAGCTGGTGAACAAGAACTGTGAGGATTATGAGGCTCACATGAAGGAGGTTCGGGATTACTTGGAGGAGAGGCTAGAA gcTTCGTTTGGAAAGCAGAGACTCCACTTTAACAGTCGATTTCCAGGTGCCAAGCGGCTCTGCAACACTTGTAACTTTTCTATTTGGGGGCCAGGGCTGCAAG GGCGGATGGTGCTATCCCACTGCAAGACTCTACTCGCCAGCGTTGGTGCTGCATGCCATTCGGAGAAGGGTGACCA GCCCTCCTCTATACTGCTCAGCTGTGGGATTCCCTGTGAAGTGGCTCGGAATGCCCTGCGGCTCAGTGTGGGGCGGGACACCACCAAGGAGGATGTGGACATAATAGTGGAAGATCTGAAGCAGTCTGTGGCTCAGCTGGAACAGAACAGAGTCACTTAG
- the SCLY gene encoding selenocysteine lyase isoform X1, with protein MEGDQVEKMVLTKDGRKTVVDKECDGEENKSVESKVYMDYNATTPMALEVIQTVTEAMHEAWGNPSSSYTAGRKAKEIINKARESLAQMVGGRPQDIIFTSGGTEANNLVIHTALRHFRESRVLGQDGPGEDHKRAAGATPHFITSNVEHDSVRLPLEHLVKEHMAEATFVPVSKITGQVEVDDAIAAIRPTTCLVSIMLANNETGVIMPISELSQQIQILNQNRMALGLPRILMHTDAAQMIGKGRVDGQDLGVDYLTIVGHKFYAPRIGALYVRGPGVTTPLHPMLFGGGQERNFRPGTENTPMIAGLGKAAELVNKNCEDYEAHMKEVRDYLEERLEASFGKQRLHFNSRFPGAKRLCNTCNFSIWGPGLQGRMVLSHCKTLLASVGAACHSEKGDQPSSILLSCGIPCEVARNALRLSVGRDTTKEDVDIIVEDLKQSVAQLEQNRVT; from the exons ATGGAGGGGGACCAAGTGGAAAAAATGGTGCTAACAAAAGATGGGAGAAAAACTGTTGTGGATAAGGAGTGTGATGGGGAAGAAAATAAGTCAGTGGAAAG CAAGGTTTACATGGATTACAATGCAACCACCCCAATGGCACTAGAGGTGATCCAAACTGTAACAGAGGCCATGCATGAGGCCTGGGGTAACCCCAGCAGTTCTTACACAGCAG GTAGAAAGGCCAAGGAGATCATAAATAAAGCTCGGGAGAGCCTGGCCCAAATGGTGGGAGGAAGGCCCCAGGATATCATTTTCACCTCAGGGGGCACAGAG GCAAATAATTTAGTTATCCACACGGCACTGAGGCATTTTAGAGAGAGTCGGGTGCTGGGACAGGATGGGCCTGGTGAGGATCACAAAAGGGCAGCCGGGGCCACTCCTCATTTCATTACATCTAATGTGGAACATGACTCGGTCCGTTTGCCATTGGAGCACCTTGTGAAAGAGCACATGGCAG AAGCCACCTTTGTCCCAGTGTCCAAGATCACTGGGCAAGTGGAAGTTGATGATGCCATTGCAGCAATCCGTCCAACCACGTGCCTGGTTTCCATCATGCTGGCCAATAATGAGACTGGGGTAATCATG CCCATCTCAGAGCTCAGCCAGCAGATTCAGATCCTGAATCAGAACAGAATGGCATTAGGGCTGCCCAGGATTTTGATGCACACAGACGCAGCCCAGATGATAGGAAAAGGGCGAGTGGATGGGCAGGATCTGGGAGTGGATTACCTCACCATTGTGGGACACAAG TTTTATGCCCCACGGATTGGAGCACTGTATGTTCGAGGACCTGGGGTCACCACTCCTCTGCATCCCATGCTGTTTGGAGGGGGACAGGAGCGGAATTTCCGTCCTGG GACAGAGAATACGCCAATGATTGCTGGCCTTGGCAAG GCCGCTGAGCTGGTGAACAAGAACTGTGAGGATTATGAGGCTCACATGAAGGAGGTTCGGGATTACTTGGAGGAGAGGCTAGAA gcTTCGTTTGGAAAGCAGAGACTCCACTTTAACAGTCGATTTCCAGGTGCCAAGCGGCTCTGCAACACTTGTAACTTTTCTATTTGGGGGCCAGGGCTGCAAG GGCGGATGGTGCTATCCCACTGCAAGACTCTACTCGCCAGCGTTGGTGCTGCATGCCATTCGGAGAAGGGTGACCA GCCCTCCTCTATACTGCTCAGCTGTGGGATTCCCTGTGAAGTGGCTCGGAATGCCCTGCGGCTCAGTGTGGGGCGGGACACCACCAAGGAGGATGTGGACATAATAGTGGAAGATCTGAAGCAGTCTGTGGCTCAGCTGGAACAGAACAGAGTCACTTAG
- the SCLY gene encoding selenocysteine lyase isoform X2 yields the protein MEGDQVEKMVLTKDGRKTVVDKECDGEENKSVESKVYMDYNATTPMALEVIQTVTEAMHEAWGNPSSSYTAGRKAKEIINKARESLAQMVGGRPQDIIFTSGGTEANNLVIHTALRHFRESRVLGQDGPGEDHKRAAGATPHFITSNVEHDSVRLPLEHLVKEHMAEATFVPVSKITGQVEVDDAIAAIRPTTCLVSIMLANNETGPISELSQQIQILNQNRMALGLPRILMHTDAAQMIGKGRVDGQDLGVDYLTIVGHKFYAPRIGALYVRGPGVTTPLHPMLFGGGQERNFRPGTENTPMIAGLGKAAELVNKNCEDYEAHMKEVRDYLEERLEASFGKQRLHFNSRFPGAKRLCNTCNFSIWGPGLQGRMVLSHCKTLLASVGAACHSEKGDQPSSILLSCGIPCEVARNALRLSVGRDTTKEDVDIIVEDLKQSVAQLEQNRVT from the exons ATGGAGGGGGACCAAGTGGAAAAAATGGTGCTAACAAAAGATGGGAGAAAAACTGTTGTGGATAAGGAGTGTGATGGGGAAGAAAATAAGTCAGTGGAAAG CAAGGTTTACATGGATTACAATGCAACCACCCCAATGGCACTAGAGGTGATCCAAACTGTAACAGAGGCCATGCATGAGGCCTGGGGTAACCCCAGCAGTTCTTACACAGCAG GTAGAAAGGCCAAGGAGATCATAAATAAAGCTCGGGAGAGCCTGGCCCAAATGGTGGGAGGAAGGCCCCAGGATATCATTTTCACCTCAGGGGGCACAGAG GCAAATAATTTAGTTATCCACACGGCACTGAGGCATTTTAGAGAGAGTCGGGTGCTGGGACAGGATGGGCCTGGTGAGGATCACAAAAGGGCAGCCGGGGCCACTCCTCATTTCATTACATCTAATGTGGAACATGACTCGGTCCGTTTGCCATTGGAGCACCTTGTGAAAGAGCACATGGCAG AAGCCACCTTTGTCCCAGTGTCCAAGATCACTGGGCAAGTGGAAGTTGATGATGCCATTGCAGCAATCCGTCCAACCACGTGCCTGGTTTCCATCATGCTGGCCAATAATGAGACTGGG CCCATCTCAGAGCTCAGCCAGCAGATTCAGATCCTGAATCAGAACAGAATGGCATTAGGGCTGCCCAGGATTTTGATGCACACAGACGCAGCCCAGATGATAGGAAAAGGGCGAGTGGATGGGCAGGATCTGGGAGTGGATTACCTCACCATTGTGGGACACAAG TTTTATGCCCCACGGATTGGAGCACTGTATGTTCGAGGACCTGGGGTCACCACTCCTCTGCATCCCATGCTGTTTGGAGGGGGACAGGAGCGGAATTTCCGTCCTGG GACAGAGAATACGCCAATGATTGCTGGCCTTGGCAAG GCCGCTGAGCTGGTGAACAAGAACTGTGAGGATTATGAGGCTCACATGAAGGAGGTTCGGGATTACTTGGAGGAGAGGCTAGAA gcTTCGTTTGGAAAGCAGAGACTCCACTTTAACAGTCGATTTCCAGGTGCCAAGCGGCTCTGCAACACTTGTAACTTTTCTATTTGGGGGCCAGGGCTGCAAG GGCGGATGGTGCTATCCCACTGCAAGACTCTACTCGCCAGCGTTGGTGCTGCATGCCATTCGGAGAAGGGTGACCA GCCCTCCTCTATACTGCTCAGCTGTGGGATTCCCTGTGAAGTGGCTCGGAATGCCCTGCGGCTCAGTGTGGGGCGGGACACCACCAAGGAGGATGTGGACATAATAGTGGAAGATCTGAAGCAGTCTGTGGCTCAGCTGGAACAGAACAGAGTCACTTAG